One window of Prosthecodimorpha staleyi genomic DNA carries:
- the lpdA gene encoding dihydrolipoyl dehydrogenase, producing the protein MLYDLVVIGTGPGGYVCAIRAAQLGMKVAVVEKRKTHGGTCLNVGCIPSKALLHASELFDEARHGFAALGIKATAELDLPTMMKHRADTVTSNVTGIDFLMKKNKITPIHGTGRILSPAQVEVTAADGAVQVIDTKAIVIATGSDVARLPGIEIDERQVVSSTGALELDAVPARLIVVGAGVIGLELGSVWRRLGSKVTVVEYLDRILPGMDTEVAKAFQRILEKQGFAFKLGTKVTGIAKTEAGLTATVEPAAGGAAETIEADVVLVAIGRVPFTAGLGLDEVGVAKDPRGRVVIDDHFRTNVPGIYAIGDVVRGPMLAHKAEDEGVALAEMLAGQAGHVNYDVIPGVVYTMPEVATVGKSEEDLKAAGIAYRVGKFPFTANGRAKANRQTDGFVKILADAATDRVLGVHILGAGAGEIIHEAAVLMEFGGSAEDLARTCHAHPTMSEAVKEAAMAVDKRAIHM; encoded by the coding sequence ATGTTGTACGATCTCGTCGTCATCGGAACCGGCCCCGGCGGCTATGTCTGCGCCATCCGCGCCGCACAGCTCGGCATGAAGGTGGCGGTGGTCGAGAAGCGCAAGACCCATGGCGGCACCTGCCTGAATGTCGGCTGCATCCCGTCCAAGGCGCTGCTGCACGCCTCCGAACTGTTCGACGAGGCCCGCCACGGCTTCGCCGCCCTCGGCATCAAGGCGACCGCCGAACTCGACCTGCCGACCATGATGAAGCACCGCGCCGACACCGTGACGTCGAACGTCACCGGCATCGACTTCCTCATGAAGAAGAACAAGATCACGCCGATCCACGGCACCGGCCGCATCCTGTCGCCCGCCCAGGTCGAGGTGACCGCGGCCGACGGCGCCGTGCAGGTGATCGACACCAAGGCGATCGTGATCGCCACGGGCTCGGATGTGGCCCGGCTGCCGGGCATCGAGATCGACGAGCGCCAGGTGGTGTCCTCGACCGGCGCGCTCGAACTCGACGCCGTTCCGGCGCGGCTGATCGTGGTCGGCGCGGGCGTGATCGGGCTCGAACTCGGCTCGGTCTGGCGCCGACTGGGGTCCAAGGTGACGGTGGTCGAGTATCTCGACCGCATCCTGCCCGGCATGGACACGGAGGTCGCCAAGGCCTTCCAGCGCATCCTGGAGAAGCAGGGCTTCGCCTTCAAGCTCGGCACCAAGGTGACCGGCATCGCGAAGACCGAAGCCGGCCTGACGGCGACGGTCGAGCCGGCCGCTGGCGGCGCCGCGGAGACGATCGAGGCCGACGTGGTGCTGGTCGCCATCGGCCGCGTGCCGTTCACCGCCGGGCTCGGCCTCGACGAGGTCGGCGTCGCCAAGGACCCGCGCGGCCGCGTGGTGATCGACGACCATTTCCGCACCAACGTTCCGGGCATCTACGCCATCGGCGACGTGGTGCGCGGGCCGATGCTGGCCCACAAGGCCGAGGACGAGGGCGTCGCGCTGGCCGAGATGCTCGCCGGCCAGGCCGGCCACGTGAACTACGACGTGATCCCGGGCGTGGTCTACACCATGCCGGAGGTGGCGACCGTCGGTAAGTCCGAAGAGGACCTGAAGGCCGCCGGCATCGCCTACCGGGTCGGCAAGTTCCCCTTCACCGCCAACGGCCGCGCCAAGGCCAACCGCCAGACCGACGGCTTCGTGAAGATCCTCGCCGACGCCGCGACCGACCGCGTCCTCGGCGTCCACATCCTCGGCGCCGGCGCCGGCGAGATTATCCACGAGGCCGCCGTGCTGATGGAGTTCGGCGGCTCCGCCGAAGACCTCGCCCGCACCTGCCACGCCCACCCGACCATGTCGGAAGCCGTCAAGGAGGCCGCCATGGCGGTCGACAAGCGCGCCATCCACATGTGA
- a CDS encoding TraB/GumN family protein, with protein MSQNAVRLFPVVFAALLAFGGTSARAETPVCAGTDLRPAIAADEPERWRAIEARAAGIENGDAVFWKIEGKASKTPSWLLGTIHLSDPRVTDLKPAVRKALDGARVVALENTSVLDPKSAGTAYAEGIDSMLFTDGRSLPGVLGPETWAATAKAFEARGLPGWAVAGWKPWVVVFGALLYPPCELKRWQAGQDMLDIAIGKAGRARKVPVLDLETVKDQFSSIDQMSEAEQIALLKSILSIDARSVDYQETSVRFYAAGRIDLLWAFSIDIFARTGADKTAASVMENASFRRNAKMLEAARPLIDQGGAFLAVGALHLIGEKGLVRLLREAGYKVTAVR; from the coding sequence ATGTCCCAGAATGCCGTCCGCCTGTTCCCCGTCGTCTTCGCGGCCCTGCTGGCCTTCGGTGGCACATCGGCCCGGGCCGAGACGCCGGTCTGTGCCGGCACCGATCTGCGCCCCGCCATCGCCGCGGACGAACCGGAGCGCTGGCGGGCGATCGAGGCCCGGGCGGCCGGGATCGAGAACGGCGATGCGGTCTTCTGGAAGATCGAAGGCAAGGCCTCCAAGACGCCGTCCTGGCTGCTCGGCACGATCCACCTGTCCGATCCGCGCGTGACCGATCTGAAGCCGGCCGTCCGCAAGGCGCTCGACGGGGCGCGGGTGGTGGCCCTGGAGAATACCTCGGTGCTCGATCCGAAATCCGCCGGCACCGCCTATGCGGAAGGGATCGATTCGATGCTTTTCACCGACGGACGCAGCCTGCCGGGCGTGCTCGGGCCGGAGACCTGGGCGGCGACCGCCAAGGCCTTCGAGGCGCGCGGGCTGCCGGGCTGGGCCGTGGCCGGCTGGAAGCCCTGGGTCGTGGTGTTCGGAGCGCTGCTCTACCCGCCGTGCGAGTTGAAGCGCTGGCAGGCGGGCCAGGACATGCTGGACATCGCGATCGGCAAGGCCGGACGGGCGCGCAAAGTCCCCGTGCTCGACCTCGAAACGGTCAAGGACCAGTTCTCGTCCATCGACCAGATGAGCGAGGCCGAGCAAATCGCCCTGTTGAAGTCGATCCTGTCGATCGACGCCCGATCGGTCGACTATCAGGAGACGTCGGTGCGCTTCTATGCGGCCGGTCGCATCGACCTGCTCTGGGCCTTCTCGATCGACATCTTCGCGCGCACCGGCGCCGACAAGACCGCGGCGAGCGTGATGGAGAACGCCTCCTTCCGCCGCAACGCCAAGATGCTGGAGGCGGCAAGGCCGCTGATCGACCAGGGCGGCGCCTTCCTGGCGGTCGGTGCGCTGCATCTGATCGGCGAGAAGGGCCTGGTCCGCCTGCTGCGCGAAGCGGGCTACAAGGTCACCGCCGTCCGCTGA
- a CDS encoding tyrosine recombinase XerC — MTAESPLLIAAPDLAAAAADWQRHLGAERRASPKTLEAYDRDLRQFLSFLTLHLGEPPRIASLSELRPADIRAFLARRRGEGIEARSLGRSLAGIRSFIRFLERRGEANAAPFAAVRAPKARKSLPKPVEAGQALRLVDAGESLAEEPWVAARDAAVMSLLYGAGLRISEALGLTRAEAPLAADVLRVTGKGGKTRIVPILPAIRAGLADYLRLCPYALPPDGPLFVGVRGGPLSPRIVQLAIERLRGALGLPDSATPHALRHSFATHLLSAGADLRSIQELLGHASLSTTQVYTGVDATRLIEVYRRTHPRA, encoded by the coding sequence ATGACGGCCGAATCGCCCCTCCTGATCGCGGCACCCGATCTTGCCGCCGCCGCAGCCGACTGGCAGCGCCATCTCGGCGCCGAGCGGCGTGCCTCGCCGAAGACGCTGGAGGCCTATGATCGCGACCTCCGGCAGTTCCTGTCCTTCCTGACGCTGCATCTCGGCGAGCCGCCGCGCATCGCGTCCCTGTCCGAGCTCCGGCCGGCCGACATCCGCGCCTTCCTGGCGCGCCGGCGCGGCGAGGGCATCGAGGCGCGCAGCCTCGGCCGGTCGCTCGCCGGCATCCGGTCCTTCATCCGCTTCCTGGAGCGCCGCGGCGAGGCCAATGCGGCCCCGTTCGCGGCCGTTCGGGCGCCCAAGGCGCGCAAGTCCCTGCCCAAGCCGGTCGAGGCGGGCCAGGCCCTGCGGCTGGTCGATGCCGGCGAGAGCCTGGCCGAGGAGCCCTGGGTGGCCGCCCGTGACGCCGCGGTGATGAGCCTCCTCTACGGCGCCGGCCTGCGCATCTCGGAGGCGCTGGGGCTGACCCGCGCCGAGGCGCCGCTCGCCGCCGACGTGCTGCGCGTCACCGGCAAGGGCGGCAAGACGCGGATCGTGCCGATCCTGCCGGCGATCCGGGCCGGCCTCGCCGACTATCTCCGGCTCTGCCCCTACGCCCTGCCGCCGGACGGGCCGCTCTTCGTCGGGGTGCGCGGCGGTCCCCTGTCGCCCCGCATCGTGCAACTGGCCATCGAGCGGCTGCGCGGTGCGCTCGGCCTGCCCGACAGCGCGACCCCGCATGCTCTGCGCCATTCCTTCGCGACCCATCTGCTGTCCGCCGGCGCCGATCTCCGCTCGATCCAGGAACTGCTCGGTCACGCCTCGCTTTCGACCACGCAGGTCTATACCGGTGTCGATGCGACCCGCCTGATCGAGGTCTACCGCCGCACGCATCCGCGCGCCTGA